The Desulfatibacillum aliphaticivorans DSM 15576 genome includes a window with the following:
- a CDS encoding SufB/SufD family protein, with amino-acid sequence MKNDNQAKNPRLSDYQAGQTNHEYLADLKAINPADADKFLSVGVDASEDFRAGTFIVKDQSVLHSKTKQKGVDIMSITQAKDKFDLSPYLWKGVDPGKDEYTSWAHEQPAEGYFIRSQPGQIIQAPVQSCLYIEKEQFAQNVHNLVIAEEGSHLSIINGCATSPHLISGLHVGITEFYVKKGAVLSFTMIHDWGKEVNVRPRTVGYVEEGGVLISNYISLRPVGSLQMSPTTHLRGRGAIARFNSILVADKGSTLDVGSNVILEAPETKAEIISRAITFGGDILAKGKLVGLVPEVKAHLECKGLILKDGLMLAIPELEAHVPGVEMSHEAAVGKIDNREIEYLMARGLTEEEAVSTIVRGFLNVDIEGLPSGLKQRLDKVISETEKDMF; translated from the coding sequence ATGAAAAATGACAACCAAGCAAAAAATCCTCGTTTGTCCGACTATCAAGCAGGTCAGACCAATCACGAATATCTTGCGGACCTGAAAGCCATCAACCCGGCGGACGCCGACAAGTTCCTGAGCGTGGGCGTGGACGCCTCCGAAGACTTCCGGGCCGGCACCTTCATCGTCAAGGATCAGTCCGTACTCCATAGCAAAACCAAGCAAAAAGGGGTGGACATCATGTCCATCACCCAGGCCAAAGATAAGTTCGACCTGTCTCCCTACCTGTGGAAGGGCGTGGATCCCGGCAAAGACGAATACACCTCCTGGGCGCACGAACAGCCCGCGGAAGGGTACTTCATCCGAAGCCAGCCCGGCCAGATCATTCAGGCGCCGGTCCAGTCCTGTCTATACATTGAGAAGGAGCAGTTCGCCCAGAACGTGCATAATCTGGTGATCGCCGAGGAAGGCTCGCACCTGTCCATTATCAACGGATGCGCCACCTCGCCCCATCTCATATCCGGCCTGCACGTGGGCATTACCGAGTTTTACGTTAAAAAAGGCGCAGTCCTTTCTTTCACCATGATTCACGACTGGGGCAAGGAAGTGAACGTCCGGCCCCGGACCGTGGGCTACGTGGAAGAAGGCGGCGTGCTCATATCCAATTACATTTCTTTGAGGCCCGTGGGGTCGCTTCAGATGTCTCCCACCACCCATTTGCGCGGAAGGGGCGCCATAGCCCGTTTTAACAGCATTCTGGTGGCGGACAAGGGCAGCACCCTGGATGTGGGCTCCAACGTCATCCTGGAGGCGCCGGAAACCAAGGCGGAAATCATCTCCCGGGCGATTACCTTCGGCGGGGACATCCTGGCCAAAGGTAAGCTGGTGGGACTGGTTCCCGAAGTCAAAGCCCATCTGGAATGCAAGGGACTGATTCTCAAAGACGGCCTGATGCTGGCCATTCCGGAGCTGGAAGCTCATGTGCCGGGCGTGGAAATGTCCCACGAAGCGGCGGTGGGAAAAATTGACAACCGGGAAATTGAATATCTCATGGCCAGAGGCTTGACCGAGGAAGAGGCGGTTTCCACCATTGTCCGGGGGTTCCTGAACGTGGATATTGAGGGGTTGCCTTCGGGCCTGAAACAACGCCTGGATAAAGTGATTAGCGAAACCGAGAAGGACATGTTCTGA
- a CDS encoding zinc ribbon domain-containing protein, with product MKEQIQALVQLQDIDNQANKVQIELEEGRAKLTSLETDLQELAEKISIQTEEMQAVQKRQRELEGEIEAAKALAERSRERLSSIKSNREYKALLREIDDGSKRIADMEEEVMEIMTQVEETQKVISGLEEEKKAVATAVEDETANVSSRSADVEKKLKTFESSRSKICASVEPQILSRYNLILRNRDSMAMAAVEDAVCKACHMGIPPQIYNELQVGDRMLFCPHCDRILYWRKPEEE from the coding sequence GTGAAAGAACAAATTCAAGCACTGGTTCAGCTACAGGATATTGACAACCAGGCCAACAAGGTCCAGATCGAACTGGAGGAGGGGCGCGCCAAGCTCACCTCGCTGGAAACCGATTTACAGGAACTGGCCGAGAAAATCAGCATCCAGACGGAAGAAATGCAAGCCGTGCAGAAAAGGCAGAGGGAATTGGAGGGGGAAATAGAGGCTGCGAAAGCCCTTGCGGAAAGAAGCCGTGAGCGCCTTTCGTCCATAAAAAGCAACCGGGAGTATAAAGCCCTTCTTAGGGAGATCGATGACGGCTCCAAACGGATTGCCGACATGGAGGAAGAGGTCATGGAAATCATGACCCAGGTGGAGGAAACCCAAAAAGTCATAAGCGGCCTGGAAGAAGAAAAGAAGGCCGTGGCGACTGCGGTTGAGGATGAAACCGCCAACGTTTCCTCCCGCTCCGCAGACGTGGAAAAAAAGCTCAAAACCTTCGAATCCTCCAGGTCGAAAATCTGCGCATCCGTGGAACCGCAAATTTTGTCCCGGTACAATTTGATTTTGCGCAACAGGGACTCCATGGCCATGGCCGCGGTGGAAGACGCCGTATGCAAGGCCTGCCACATGGGAATTCCGCCCCAGATATACAATGAATTGCAGGTGGGCGACAGAATGTTGTTTTGCCCTCACTGCGACCGTATATTATATTGGCGAAAGCCTGAAGAAGAATAG
- a CDS encoding fused MFS/spermidine synthase: MKLTRFHICLLTVGASSVATQLVVVREFMSTFGGNELVVGVALGIWLLAGGLGSKIAARLARSTGSPLRRLFAGHLILAVLPLMQIAAIRALPLLWVRGQMLGLSSSTVFGAIIILPYVLVSGAMIPLAVRLDQSGGAAARAYVTDTVGDILGGLVFSLILVHFFSHWQTLAFFGLLHALAAAILGRKDRPLLSYALSACIAAMIAFSFLLAPASRSWRLPGQEIITWKNSPFCQLAITRTGDQYNVWQDGILLFSSDEASVEALVHPAMCQVPEGARVLVVAGGVFGSIEEIAKHAPSGIDYVELDKSILNLDDRLFHSLKRPEVSAHVGDGRLFIKESKRKYDVIIIDLPDPENAQINRFYTQDFFKEAKRSLHPEGVLYFSLAGADNYLEKGGLALNRTVFQALEKTFAHVLVFPGITHYFMASESPLDPDVSGVLAARNISTRQLVDIDLATMTDPFRMDNLADLLNEEAVKPNRDLSPWAFGHMLDLWMTKSKSSQWLFWGVTMLVLSLAVMAGFKDRIRFAIMTSGFAGMGVELALVLLFQVVYGYAYTILCLFITLFMVGAAAGGYLSLKGEKNAVKRYKRGETGLMAAALLALACGPVCVHAAHGWVLSLMGYVVLPLLIAASGWFVGGQFAAASRICSGHEAQITANLYWADLAGAAGGALVMGLVLLPKLGIQGVLVCLLLVKLLSWLVNRNFSSGMTYS, translated from the coding sequence ATGAAGCTCACCCGTTTTCACATATGCCTCCTGACAGTGGGCGCCTCCTCCGTGGCCACACAGCTTGTGGTCGTCCGGGAATTTATGTCCACCTTCGGCGGCAACGAGTTGGTGGTGGGCGTCGCCCTGGGAATCTGGCTGCTTGCCGGAGGTCTGGGCAGCAAAATCGCCGCGCGTCTGGCGCGCTCCACGGGCTCCCCTCTGCGTCGCCTTTTTGCAGGCCACCTGATTCTCGCTGTATTGCCCCTGATGCAAATCGCCGCCATTCGCGCGCTTCCCCTCCTTTGGGTCAGGGGGCAGATGCTGGGATTAAGCTCCTCCACGGTGTTCGGCGCCATCATCATTCTTCCCTATGTGCTGGTCAGCGGAGCCATGATCCCTTTAGCCGTCAGGCTGGATCAAAGCGGCGGCGCCGCGGCCAGGGCGTATGTCACGGACACAGTGGGGGATATCCTGGGCGGGCTGGTTTTTTCCCTTATCCTGGTCCATTTTTTCTCCCATTGGCAGACCTTGGCTTTTTTCGGCTTGCTGCATGCCTTGGCCGCCGCGATCCTGGGGCGAAAGGATCGGCCCCTGCTTTCCTATGCCCTGAGCGCTTGCATTGCCGCAATGATTGCTTTTAGCTTTTTGCTGGCCCCCGCGTCCCGGTCCTGGCGACTCCCGGGGCAGGAAATCATCACCTGGAAAAACAGCCCGTTTTGCCAGCTTGCCATTACCCGGACGGGCGATCAATACAATGTGTGGCAGGACGGCATCCTGCTTTTTTCTTCCGATGAAGCCAGCGTGGAAGCTCTGGTGCATCCGGCCATGTGCCAGGTTCCGGAAGGCGCGAGGGTGCTGGTTGTTGCAGGCGGCGTATTTGGCTCCATTGAAGAAATAGCCAAACACGCGCCTTCCGGAATAGATTATGTGGAACTGGACAAAAGCATTCTTAATCTGGACGACCGTTTGTTTCACAGCCTGAAGCGTCCGGAAGTCAGCGCCCACGTGGGCGACGGGCGACTGTTCATCAAAGAGTCAAAGCGGAAGTACGATGTAATCATCATCGACTTGCCTGACCCGGAAAACGCCCAGATCAACCGGTTTTACACCCAGGATTTTTTCAAGGAAGCCAAAAGGTCTCTGCATCCGGAAGGCGTCCTTTACTTCTCCCTGGCGGGAGCGGACAACTACCTGGAGAAAGGCGGCCTGGCCCTTAACCGGACCGTTTTCCAGGCTTTGGAAAAAACCTTTGCCCACGTACTGGTATTTCCGGGCATTACCCACTATTTTATGGCTTCCGAATCGCCCTTGGACCCGGACGTCTCCGGCGTCCTGGCTGCAAGAAACATTTCCACAAGACAATTGGTTGACATAGATTTGGCAACCATGACGGATCCGTTCCGTATGGACAACCTGGCAGACCTCCTGAATGAAGAGGCGGTGAAGCCAAACAGGGACTTAAGCCCCTGGGCCTTCGGCCACATGTTGGATCTATGGATGACAAAGTCAAAAAGTTCTCAATGGCTGTTTTGGGGCGTTACCATGCTGGTTTTAAGCCTGGCGGTTATGGCGGGCTTTAAAGATCGGATTCGCTTTGCCATAATGACTTCCGGCTTTGCCGGCATGGGCGTGGAGCTTGCTTTGGTCCTTTTGTTCCAGGTGGTTTACGGCTACGCCTATACGATCCTTTGCCTGTTCATCACCCTTTTTATGGTCGGCGCGGCCGCCGGGGGATACTTGTCCCTGAAGGGCGAAAAAAACGCCGTGAAACGCTATAAAAGGGGCGAAACAGGGCTTATGGCGGCGGCGTTGCTGGCCCTTGCGTGCGGACCTGTGTGCGTTCATGCGGCCCACGGGTGGGTTTTGTCCCTCATGGGCTACGTTGTCCTGCCTCTTTTGATTGCAGCCTCCGGCTGGTTTGTCGGCGGGCAATTCGCAGCCGCTTCCAGGATATGCTCCGGGCACGAAGCGCAAATTACGGCCAATCTCTATTGGGCGGACCTGGCGGGCGCCGCGGGCGGCGCTCTGGTGATGGGTTTGGTCCTGTTGCCCAAGCTGGGAATCCAGGGAGTTTTGGTTTGTTTGTTACTGGTAAAATTATTGTCTTGGCTGGTAAATAGGAATTTTTCCTCCGGCATGACATATTCTTGA
- a CDS encoding HPr family phosphocarrier protein, translated as MTDAAPRELSFQEKVAIFSADYLKCCKYLMQVEPGRDTFTKRLYSLLIASSQLLEDLLDFHGAKNNRNWYYYRELCATVRHLSRAAYSQKHIFNRMPFYELESPKDFDAQGERALAFLTRCLQRLAPAILEEARRLQIPVPDDMFSPSDFPRVSTDEILESDIDDAEKHQKKESIVGLASEFLNIVKTFDHLAFYEPLTIEQIQNLVPSKANEVQIRKYEMVVHNLQSEFDSYVIHGGYRSGNRGLKKFRSYFSIVLHLLEFTGGLLHYYERHLLDAGFKNVYKQVSDRLMEVINGDELLEVTVNYGLFYVCEFLTQGMNLAQDVLNENMKRDSITVGVPQKLGFHSRPSLMVAKVVQHYGGQVEMIVNGDRFDASSVLDMQWAGGKIKKENVDEVMFTGDVRALHDLAILASVNYGEDSMGKGVALPKELDYLK; from the coding sequence ATGACGGACGCCGCGCCCAGGGAGCTTAGTTTTCAAGAAAAAGTAGCGATTTTTTCCGCTGATTACCTCAAATGCTGTAAATATCTCATGCAAGTGGAGCCGGGCAGGGACACCTTCACTAAAAGGCTGTACTCTTTGTTGATTGCCTCCTCGCAGCTATTGGAGGATTTGCTCGATTTCCACGGCGCCAAGAATAATAGAAACTGGTATTATTACAGGGAGCTATGCGCAACGGTCAGGCATCTTTCCAGGGCGGCGTATTCTCAAAAGCATATTTTCAACCGCATGCCCTTTTATGAGCTGGAATCCCCCAAGGATTTCGACGCCCAGGGGGAAAGGGCCCTGGCCTTCTTAACCAGATGCCTCCAACGCCTTGCTCCGGCTATTCTGGAGGAAGCCAGGCGCCTGCAAATCCCCGTTCCTGACGACATGTTCTCGCCTTCCGACTTTCCCAGGGTTTCTACGGATGAGATCCTGGAGTCTGATATCGACGACGCTGAAAAGCACCAGAAAAAAGAGAGCATCGTCGGCCTGGCGAGCGAATTCTTGAATATTGTCAAGACATTCGATCATCTCGCCTTTTACGAGCCCCTGACCATTGAGCAAATTCAGAACCTGGTTCCGTCCAAAGCCAATGAAGTGCAAATTCGCAAATACGAGATGGTGGTGCATAACCTCCAAAGCGAGTTTGACTCTTACGTGATCCACGGCGGATACCGGTCAGGCAATCGCGGGCTCAAGAAGTTCCGCAGCTATTTTTCCATTGTCCTGCACTTGTTGGAGTTCACCGGCGGCCTGTTGCACTATTATGAACGGCATTTATTGGACGCCGGATTCAAGAACGTCTACAAACAGGTCAGCGATCGTCTGATGGAAGTGATCAACGGCGATGAACTGCTTGAAGTCACGGTGAACTACGGCCTGTTTTACGTCTGCGAATTCCTGACTCAGGGCATGAATCTGGCCCAGGATGTCCTGAACGAAAACATGAAGCGGGACTCCATTACCGTGGGCGTGCCGCAAAAGCTGGGCTTCCACTCCCGGCCGTCCCTGATGGTGGCCAAGGTGGTGCAGCATTACGGCGGCCAGGTGGAGATGATCGTGAACGGCGACCGCTTTGACGCCAGCAGCGTGTTGGACATGCAGTGGGCCGGCGGCAAGATAAAAAAGGAAAACGTGGACGAGGTGATGTTCACCGGAGACGTCCGCGCTTTGCACGATCTGGCCATCTTGGCCAGCGTCAATTATGGAGAGGATTCCATGGGCAAAGGGGTGGCTTTGCCCAAAGAGCTGGACTATTTGAAATAA
- a CDS encoding ABC transporter ATP-binding protein has translation MLLIEDLGVQVGDKPILKNVNMEIPDGETHVLFGPNGSGKTTLMMTIMGFTGYTVTHGKITFKGHDVTFMPINERAELGIGVLFQRPPTIHGLKTRTLVEICRKNPNTDIDALAEDLAFKSFLERDVNENLSGGEIKRSELLQLQAQEPDLLLLDEPESGVDLENMAVVGDAINRLLHRGVPKNPTCKLPSKREKKSCLVITHTGYILDYITADRGQVLYDGVLRCSQNAREILKWIREYGYAECVGCPQ, from the coding sequence ATGCTGCTTATCGAAGACCTGGGCGTGCAGGTGGGGGACAAACCCATCCTGAAAAACGTCAACATGGAAATTCCCGATGGGGAGACCCACGTCCTGTTCGGCCCCAACGGATCGGGCAAGACCACCCTGATGATGACTATCATGGGCTTCACCGGCTACACGGTCACCCACGGTAAAATCACCTTTAAAGGGCATGACGTCACTTTCATGCCCATCAACGAGCGTGCGGAGCTGGGCATAGGGGTGCTTTTTCAAAGGCCGCCCACCATCCATGGCCTTAAAACCCGCACCCTGGTGGAAATCTGCCGGAAAAATCCAAACACGGACATCGACGCCCTGGCCGAAGACCTGGCTTTCAAGAGCTTTCTGGAGCGGGACGTGAACGAAAATCTGTCCGGCGGCGAGATCAAACGCTCCGAACTGCTGCAACTGCAGGCCCAGGAGCCGGATCTTTTGCTTTTGGATGAGCCGGAAAGCGGCGTGGACCTGGAAAACATGGCCGTGGTGGGCGACGCCATCAACCGCCTGCTTCATCGGGGCGTTCCGAAGAATCCCACCTGCAAACTTCCCTCAAAAAGAGAGAAAAAGTCCTGCCTGGTCATCACTCATACAGGATACATCCTGGACTACATCACCGCGGATCGCGGACAGGTCCTGTACGACGGCGTGCTCCGGTGCAGCCAGAACGCCCGGGAAATCCTCAAATGGATCCGTGAATACGGTTATGCGGAATGCGTGGGGTGCCCTCAATGA